The Streptomyces sp. NBC_00576 genome contains the following window.
CGAGGACACCGGCACTGTGCAGCGGCTGGTTGGCGACGACCCCGACGGGTGAGCCCTCAACCAGAGACAGCGCGCAGATGATGTTCGGCGCGAACAGCTGCTGGATCTCCAGCAGTTCACCACCGTCGACGACCGCACGCAGGATGTCCCGCATGTCGTAGACCTGCCCGAGCCGGTCCGGCACGACCTCGTCGAGACACACGTCGTCGAGCGGCGCCGCGGGCGCGTACTGCGGGGGCCGCTCCAGGTTGTTGGCGGGCAGGTACGACAGCAGGTCCCGTACGGTGTCGAGGGCTTCCACCTCGTCCGCCGCGAGGAAGTGGGCGTTGCCGTTGACGGAGTTGCTGGTGCGTGCGCCGCCGAGCTCCTCGGCGCTGGTGCGCTCCCCGGTGACCGCCTCGATGACGTCGGGCCCGGTGACGAACATGTGCGAGGCACCGTCCACCATCACGGTGAAGTCGGTGATGGCAGGCGAGTACGCGGCCCCACCGGCACACGGCCCCAGCACGACCGAGAGCTGGGGGATCACCCCGGACGCCTGCACGTTGCGGCGCACCAGCTCGGCGTACAGCGCGAGCGAGGCGACGCCCTCCTGGATACGGGCGCCACCGCCGTCGTTGAGCCCGATCACCGGACAGCCGGTCTTCATCGCGAGGTCCATCAGGGCGATCGTCTTCTCCCCGAAGGCCTCGCCCATGCTCCCGCCGAAGACCGTGGAATCCTGGGCGAAGACACAGACGGGACGACTGTCGACGGTGCCGTAACCGGTGATCACCCCGTCCCCGTACGGGCGACGCGCGCCGTCTGCGGTGGGCCGCGCCCGGACGTACAGCCCGGTCTCGGTGAACGAGCCCGCGTCCAGCAGCAGGTCGATCCGCTCCCGGGCGCCGAACTCCCCACGTCTTCTCGGCCCGCCCTCCGCCAGCGCCAGCGATTGGCGGCTCTCCAGAACGGTGATGCGGTCGGCGGTGCGGTCGGGCAGGGGTGTCGCCCAGTCTGTTGTCGCCTCTACGGTCACAGCCACCTCCGAAGTGGTTTTCGAATATGGCAGCGCCGAAGGAGAGGGCCGGGTCAATCACCGTTCTGTGTGCGCGAGGTGAGTCCCGCGGGATCCGGGTTCGTCCGTGAGTGACAAGAGCCGGTGTCGGGCGGACCGCTTCAGGAGACTTGGTGTAGGGCGGGCTGCGGGGCTGTCCTCCGGTCTCCCCACCGCCGGGTGCGGTAGGTGCCGGCCAGGCGGCACAGCGCGTAGATCGTGAACGAGATCGTCGTGACGTACGGGCTGATGGGGATGGAACCGCCCAGCGCGAGCAGGATGCCGCCCTCGATGGAGAGCACGGCGAAGACCACGCTGAGCAGCGGCAGCAGCACCGGGGACGCGGTGACGCGGGAGGCGGCGGCGGCGGGCGTGACGACGAGGGTCAGGACGAGCAGAGCGCCGACGACCTGGACCGACAGGGCGACGGTGAGCCCGAGCACGATCATGAAGACGAAGGACAGTCCACGCACCGGAACGCCACGGGCCGCGGCGACGTCCGGGTCCGCGCTGGCGAACGTCAACGGCCGCCAGATGACGGCCAGCGCGACCAGCACCAGTGCGGAGGTGCCCA
Protein-coding sequences here:
- a CDS encoding acyl-CoA carboxylase subunit beta, with amino-acid sequence MTVEATTDWATPLPDRTADRITVLESRQSLALAEGGPRRRGEFGARERIDLLLDAGSFTETGLYVRARPTADGARRPYGDGVITGYGTVDSRPVCVFAQDSTVFGGSMGEAFGEKTIALMDLAMKTGCPVIGLNDGGGARIQEGVASLALYAELVRRNVQASGVIPQLSVVLGPCAGGAAYSPAITDFTVMVDGASHMFVTGPDVIEAVTGERTSAEELGGARTSNSVNGNAHFLAADEVEALDTVRDLLSYLPANNLERPPQYAPAAPLDDVCLDEVVPDRLGQVYDMRDILRAVVDGGELLEIQQLFAPNIICALSLVEGSPVGVVANQPLHSAGVLDIDASEKAARFVRFCDAFGIPLLTFADVPGYLSGVRQEQAGIIRRGAKLLYAYAEATVPKVTVVVRKAYGGGYAVMGSKHLGADINLAWPTARIAVMGAEGAVGVLHRRELAAADDPEALRANLVAAYESTHGTPYPAAERGYVDAVIAPRDTRTHIVRALRALRGKRAPMPSRRHGNIPL
- a CDS encoding metal ABC transporter permease — encoded protein: MTLAEGVWHQIFSFDNYGELLALVRNSLIAGAALGLVGGLAGVFVIMRDLPFAVHGISELSFAGASAALLLGVNIVGGSIVGSLLAAGAIGLLGARARDRNSAIGILMPFGLGLGVLFLALYKGRAANKFGLLTGQIVAVDTPQMTWLLGTSALVLVALAVIWRPLTFASADPDVAAARGVPVRGLSFVFMIVLGLTVALSVQVVGALLVLTLVVTPAAAASRVTASPVLLPLLSVVFAVLSIEGGILLALGGSIPISPYVTTISFTIYALCRLAGTYRTRRWGDRRTAPQPALHQVS